Proteins from a single region of Neodiprion virginianus isolate iyNeoVirg1 chromosome 4, iyNeoVirg1.1, whole genome shotgun sequence:
- the LOC124302479 gene encoding general odorant-binding protein 56d-like isoform X1, with product MSKLSYGLVIMIFFVAKSMADDGMAEMLQMLHDTCVGQTGVAEDLIVEARTGNFADDPKLKCYMLCLLEQISGFDDGNIDVETIVAVLPEHIVGDAEPVVRSCGTVKGSDDCDTAFQTNKCWYNGVPDRYMLA from the exons ATGTCTAAGCTTAGTTACGGTCTTGttataatgatatttttcgtTGCCAAATCGATG GCAGATGATGGAATGGCCGAAATGTTACAAATGCTACACGACACATGCGTGGGTCAGACAGGCGTCGCCGAGG acTTGATCGTCGAGGCAAGAACCGGTAATTTTGCGGACGACCCAAAATTGAAG TGTTACATGCTGTGCCTGTTGGAACAAATTTCCGGT TTTGATGACGGCAACATCGACGTAGAAACTATCGTCGCAGTATTACCCGAGCACATCGTGGGCGACGCTGAGCCAGTAGTTCGAAGCTGTGGAACAGTCA AGGGATCCGATGATTGCGATACGGCATTCCAGACGAACAAGTGTTGGTACAATGGAGTACCAGAC CGGTACATGTTGGCATAA
- the LOC124302479 gene encoding general odorant-binding protein 69a-like isoform X2, producing MSKLSYGLVIMIFFVAKSMADDGMAEMLQMLHDTCVGQTGVAEDLIVEARTGNFADDPKLKFDDGNIDVETIVAVLPEHIVGDAEPVVRSCGTVKGSDDCDTAFQTNKCWYNGVPDRYMLA from the exons ATGTCTAAGCTTAGTTACGGTCTTGttataatgatatttttcgtTGCCAAATCGATG GCAGATGATGGAATGGCCGAAATGTTACAAATGCTACACGACACATGCGTGGGTCAGACAGGCGTCGCCGAGG acTTGATCGTCGAGGCAAGAACCGGTAATTTTGCGGACGACCCAAAATTGAAG TTTGATGACGGCAACATCGACGTAGAAACTATCGTCGCAGTATTACCCGAGCACATCGTGGGCGACGCTGAGCCAGTAGTTCGAAGCTGTGGAACAGTCA AGGGATCCGATGATTGCGATACGGCATTCCAGACGAACAAGTGTTGGTACAATGGAGTACCAGAC CGGTACATGTTGGCATAA
- the LOC124302469 gene encoding solute carrier family 35 member B1: MTGSQKSSKIKLLVCAAGIFVCYFYFGVLQEKITRGQYGDADKPEKFTFAFALVSVQCLLNYMFAKVILLTVMKQGEDSTRTIYYAVSSLTYLLAMVCSTMALQFVSYPTQVVGKAGKPIPVMILGVLLGRKVYPLRKYLFVLLIVVGVALFMYKDNVANTKQTESQMGFGEFLLLLSLTMDGLTGAVQERMRAEHKSKSGHMMLNMNFWSFIFSTSVILVSGELVQFLSFMQRHPNCLWHIVSFSLAGAFGQFFIFLTVSDFGPLPCSVMTTTRKFFTVLGSVLLFGNNLLPRQWLATITVFSGLFLDAMYGKTKVPLKETTE, translated from the exons ATGACTGGTAGTCAGAAATCGTCGAAAATAAAGTTGCTCGTTTGTGCAGCTGGAATTTTCGTGTGTTACTTTTATTTCGGTGTTcttcaagaaaaaataaccAGAGGACAGTACGGAGATGCCGACAAACCCGAAAAATTCACATTCGCGTTCGCATTGGTTTCTGTCCAATGTTTGCTCAACTACATGTTTGCCAAAGTTATACTATTGACTGTTATGAAACAAGGCGAAGACTCTACTCGTACAATTTATTATGCTGTCAGTTCGCTTACTTATCTACTCGCTATGGTTTGTAGTACTATGGCTTTGCAATTTGTCAGCTATCCTACTCAGGTTGTCGGCAAGGCTGGCAAGCCTATTCCTGTTATGATACTCGGTGTACTGCTCGGAAGGAAG gTTTATCCATTGAGGAAATACCTATTTGTGTTACTGATCGTTGTGGGCGTTGCTCTCTTCATGTACAAAGACAATGTGGCAAATACCAAGCAGACCGAAAGCCAAATGGGCTTTGGAGAGTTTTTGCTGCTGCTGTCATTGACGATGGATGGACTGACTGGAGCGGTACAGGAAAGAATGCGAGCAGAGCACAAATCTAAATCTGGCCACATGATGCTGAACATGAATTTCTGGTCATTTATATTCAGTACTTCGGTTATCCTAGTGTCAGGAGAGCTTGTACAATTCTTGTCATTTATGCAGAGACATCCAAACTGCCTGTGGCACATCGTTTCCTTCTCTTTAGCAGGAGCGTTTggacaatttttcatattcttaaCAGTGTCAGATTTCGGCCCTCTTCCATGTTCCGTTATGACTACTACTAGGAAATTCTTTACTGTACTAGGTTCtgttttattatttggtaataatttattacccAGACAATGGCTGGCAACGATTACAGTCTTCTCAGGGTTATTCTTAGACGCCATGTACGGCAAGACTAAAGTACCACTAAAGGAAACTActgaatga
- the LOC124302467 gene encoding formylglycine-generating enzyme isoform X2 has protein sequence MRAVFVAVLIVRTFLIKSAESEGTDCQCGKVLNRKTNDDQSGKTEGSCSAGESEACTVKENKYEQRINAHDGMAMINSGTFAVGTNQPIFVADGEGPRRNVTLDDFYIDVYEVSNRDFEEFAKATGHRTEAEKFGDSFVFEGLLSEETKSKINEAVAQAPWWLPVKDCNWRHPEGPDSDILDRMDHPVIHVSWNDATAFCKWRGKRLPTESEWEVACRGGLVTERLFPWGNRLTPKNQHRTNIWQGVFPSNNSAEDGFEGTAPVTEFPPNGYGLYNMVGNVWEWTSDWWVTEHSDKPAKNPIQVRCAQSKHT, from the exons ATGCGTGCCGTGTTTGTAGCAGTTTTAATCGTCCGTACTTTCCTTATCAAGTCTGCAGAATCTGAGGGAACGGATTGTCAATGCGGTAAAGTATTGAATCGAAAAACAAACGATGATCAGAGCGGTAAAACTGAAGGTTCCTGTTCCGCCGGTGAGAGTGAAGCTTGCACTGTCAAAGAGAATAAGTACGAACAGAGAATCAACGCTCACGATGGAATGGCGATGATAAATTCGGGCACCTTTGCCGTCGGTACAAACCAACCGATATTCGTGGCTGACGGTGAGGGTCCAAGACGAAACGTAACTCTGGACGATTTCTACATTGACGTTTACGAAGTTAGCAACAGAGATTTCGAGGAGTTTGCCAAGGCTACGGGGCATCGAACAGAAGCTGAAAAATTTGGGGATTCTTTTGTGTTTGAGGGATTATTGAGCGAGGAAACAAAGTCTAAGATAAACGAGGCGGTTGCTCAGGCACCTTGGTGGCTACCGGTCAAAGACTGTAACTGGCGTCATCCTGAAGGTCCTGATTCCGACATACTGG ACAGAATGGACCATCCTGTGATTCACGTCTCTTGGAACGACGCCACAGCTTTTTGTAAATGGCGAGGCAAACGACTGCCTACGGAATCTGAATGGGAAGTTGCGTGCAGAGGCGGACTTGTAACTGAACGTCTTTTTCCTTGGGGTAACCGCCTCACTCCAAAGAATCAACACAG GACCAACATTTGGCAAGGAGTTTTTCCTAGCAATAATAGTGCTGAAGATGGATTTGAGGGGACAGCACCAGTCACAGAATTTCCACCAAATGGTTACGGACTTTATAATATGGTTGGAAATGTCTGGGAATGGACTTCCGATTGGTGGGTAACTGAACACAGTGATAAACCTGCAAAAAATCCT ATACAGGTGCGCTGCGCGCAGTCAAAACACACCTGA
- the LOC124302467 gene encoding formylglycine-generating enzyme isoform X1 produces the protein MRAVFVAVLIVRTFLIKSAESEGTDCQCGKVLNRKTNDDQSGKTEGSCSAGESEACTVKENKYEQRINAHDGMAMINSGTFAVGTNQPIFVADGEGPRRNVTLDDFYIDVYEVSNRDFEEFAKATGHRTEAEKFGDSFVFEGLLSEETKSKINEAVAQAPWWLPVKDCNWRHPEGPDSDILDRMDHPVIHVSWNDATAFCKWRGKRLPTESEWEVACRGGLVTERLFPWGNRLTPKNQHRTNIWQGVFPSNNSAEDGFEGTAPVTEFPPNGYGLYNMVGNVWEWTSDWWVTEHSDKPAKNPVGPSSGTDKVKKGGSYLCHESYCYRYRCAARSQNTPDTSAGNLGFRCAMSI, from the exons ATGCGTGCCGTGTTTGTAGCAGTTTTAATCGTCCGTACTTTCCTTATCAAGTCTGCAGAATCTGAGGGAACGGATTGTCAATGCGGTAAAGTATTGAATCGAAAAACAAACGATGATCAGAGCGGTAAAACTGAAGGTTCCTGTTCCGCCGGTGAGAGTGAAGCTTGCACTGTCAAAGAGAATAAGTACGAACAGAGAATCAACGCTCACGATGGAATGGCGATGATAAATTCGGGCACCTTTGCCGTCGGTACAAACCAACCGATATTCGTGGCTGACGGTGAGGGTCCAAGACGAAACGTAACTCTGGACGATTTCTACATTGACGTTTACGAAGTTAGCAACAGAGATTTCGAGGAGTTTGCCAAGGCTACGGGGCATCGAACAGAAGCTGAAAAATTTGGGGATTCTTTTGTGTTTGAGGGATTATTGAGCGAGGAAACAAAGTCTAAGATAAACGAGGCGGTTGCTCAGGCACCTTGGTGGCTACCGGTCAAAGACTGTAACTGGCGTCATCCTGAAGGTCCTGATTCCGACATACTGG ACAGAATGGACCATCCTGTGATTCACGTCTCTTGGAACGACGCCACAGCTTTTTGTAAATGGCGAGGCAAACGACTGCCTACGGAATCTGAATGGGAAGTTGCGTGCAGAGGCGGACTTGTAACTGAACGTCTTTTTCCTTGGGGTAACCGCCTCACTCCAAAGAATCAACACAG GACCAACATTTGGCAAGGAGTTTTTCCTAGCAATAATAGTGCTGAAGATGGATTTGAGGGGACAGCACCAGTCACAGAATTTCCACCAAATGGTTACGGACTTTATAATATGGTTGGAAATGTCTGGGAATGGACTTCCGATTGGTGGGTAACTGAACACAGTGATAAACCTGCAAAAAATCCT GTCGGACCATCAAGTGGTACAGACAAAGTTAAAAAAGGAGGCTCGTATCTGTGTCATGAGAGTTACTGTTACAGATACAGGTGCGCTGCGCGCAGTCAAAACACACCTGATACTTCTGCTGGCAATCTCGGCTTCAGATGTGCTATGTCGATTTAG